The DNA window TACGCGCTTTGCAGGTCTATTCAGCAGAACGAAGCGAAGGCATGTTCTTGTCTTTGTGACGCTATTTAGCAGATGTTATGAATGATTTTGAGTGAAAACTGTCAGGGTTAACCTTCCTTCCCTAGGTGGATGCATGGAAAATTATTATTCTTCTGATGCTGTTTGCGGCTCCAGATGCTTGGTGATGCACATGGTCACGCAAACGCCATCCTTAAGGTCGCAACTTGTGACGCATTCCAGGTAAGCGTCGACGCTATCCCAGCGCTCTGTGATTGATGTGTATGAGTGTCCGGTTGGGATTGCTTTCATCTTGTTCTCTCAAGTGGTTATTGAGTACGATGATTTTCATTTGCTGGCAAGTAAATGATTGCGATATAAATCGTTCCTAGGTTTATTTGCTTACTTTGCATCAGTCAAGAGTTGTCTTGCCTGCTTGCGCACTTTTTGTTTGCTTAATGTGTGCTTGATCATGCAATAAAAAACCGCCTTGCTGATCGCTAAGGCGGTCGTTACGAATCCGTTGGTCTTGGCTATGTAGCCATTAATGCATGATATGTGAAAAGCAGAGATGGAATAATGTGTATGTGACGATACCAATTGAGATTGCGGGAACTGTAAAGTTCATGGCTACTCCTGTGGATAACACTAACTTAATAGGAGATATTCATGCCCTCGGCATCAGCAACTACATAATTCTTTTAACGAGTAAAAATACCTACTTCTGTTGATTGTTATTCGTTTGATGGTGCTTCTGTCGGATGTCGGGTTGGCGCGGAACAGATACTTTTCATTGATAGGTTGCTCAATCGCGGCTGCAGGATCTGATGTGATCCTGTTATAAGGCGCATACCGGTGGCAATGATTCAACTGTGATGTCGAAGGCTGCATCTCTGTTGTTGTCATTATTCTGCTGCAATTCAATCGCTTTGCTAGCAACTTCTAGGGCCAAATGCATTAATTGTCCATTTGGGATCGCTTCATTCTTTGCGGTGCTTGTTTTCGCCATCAGTATCTGATTGATGAACAGTACTAAAACCTTATGGTCTTCCTTTGATGCGGTTTGTATCTATCCATACTCTCCTTGCTGTAGATCCTGTAAAAAGCCGATTTCTTTCGTTGGTCAGTTGATCACTCCCTGGCAAGCGAAGCTTTTTATCTTGTCCTATCTGCGGCGACAAAGGCGAGCAATCGCTTTGTGATCGAAAGGTTAGTTCTTCGTTGGTGTCTGTGAACTCGAATGATCAAGCAGCTCAGCAGCCAATAGATCCTTGGCCAGTATCGATAAACCCACTCCCATCAGAGCGAGAGCGACGCCTTGATGGGCGTCTGCACTCTTAGATACTTTTCTGGAAAGCTCTAGGTGTTGTTTCCAGGAGAAGTGCATCGAGGCCAGGCGTGACAATGCTTTTTAGGCTAATTAGCTGTTTCAATCAAAGGCATAAGCGCCGTTAGGCAATGATCTGTAATAAGCGAAATGTAGTGAGTTGAGCATGTAATCGTCAAATCGGTTGCAATCACTACCTGATGGATTTGCGTCGTCATTGCTTAAGGGCTAACTTCAGCTCGCCAAGCAAAAAGACCCATGGATCCAATTGCTTTGACTATCGGGCAAATGTTCGAAATCGAGAAGTTTTCAAGAGAGATTGACGGTTCTAAAGACGTTGAGGAGTTGCAATCGATCGCTAAACAGTTGCTTGTCGCGTGGAAGCAGCAGCAAGCTGCATCAGCGTGGATCATCCGTCAGCAACAAGGCCTTTGACTGCTTCGGAGCACAGCTCTAAGTTTCAAGCAGGAGTGGTTAGCTCTCCTGCTTGATTCGATTCAAGCGCTTGTTTAGGTCATGGTGAGACCACTAATTCCTTGCCAGCCGAGGTAGCCCCCGATCCCAATACTGACGGCGGCGACAACCAGCTCTCCTCGAGCAAAGAGCACTTCTTTTCCGCGTTCCAATACAGGCACAACCTTGTCGCGGCCAACCGCAACGGCAATCAATGGGGTGAGCAGCAAAAGGCTTGCTCCGATGGTGAAGGCCAAAAGACCAACCAGTTCTTGCCATGTAGGCAGTTGGGCCGCCAAGACCACCCCTGCTGATTTTGCGAACAGCACGAGATCGTCGGGACTGGCAACTTCCGCCACCGCACCCAACAAAAGCAGCAGGGGAAGGGGCATGTTCACAAAGCGGTCCACGCTTGTGGTCCATGCCGGAGGTGAGTCTCCATCGGTCAAGGAGCGCAGCAATTCCCTGCCTCCAACGGCGATTAAGGCTCCACCTGCGAGGAGATCCAATCCAGTGCGGTGATGGGAGCCTTGCGTCATGTCCAGCACCAGCGAATGCCCCACGGTGACCAAAAGAACAGATGTCGCCATCGTGGTGATGATCCATCCCGCCACGAACCAGCCACCACGTTGCAATGGCTGCGGTCCTAGGAGAAGCAGCAACAACACGGCGATGTGAATCGGGGATAGGCCGATGCCAGTTCCATAGGCGAGGAGCTCAGCCCAGAGCGTGGTGTCGCTCATCGTTTAGTGGAAACACAAAATGCCAGCTCGATCGTATTAGGGCCTGCGCTCAATCAGCTACTTTGAGCCTCTCCTCAAGCGGGGTGTCTGCTTGATGGTGAACTGCCTGGACGGTTCCACATCGGAGTTCATTATTGCAGTGCATCATCCCAGTTCTTCCAGGCTAAGACTTGAT is part of the Synechococcus sp. WH 8016 genome and encodes:
- a CDS encoding GAP family protein, translating into MSDTTLWAELLAYGTGIGLSPIHIAVLLLLLLGPQPLQRGGWFVAGWIITTMATSVLLVTVGHSLVLDMTQGSHHRTGLDLLAGGALIAVGGRELLRSLTDGDSPPAWTTSVDRFVNMPLPLLLLLGAVAEVASPDDLVLFAKSAGVVLAAQLPTWQELVGLLAFTIGASLLLLTPLIAVAVGRDKVVPVLERGKEVLFARGELVVAAVSIGIGGYLGWQGISGLTMT